Below is a window of Enterobacter kobei DNA.
GGATGGATCCGAACAAACTGAACAACTTCCAGCTGACGCCGGTGGATGTCATCAACGCTATCAAAGCGCAAAACGCCCAGGTAGCAGCCGGTCAGTTAGGCGGTACTCCGCCGGTGAAAGGGCAGCAGTTGAACGCCTCGATCATCGCGCAGACCCGTCTGACCTCTACGGATGAATTCGGTAAGATCCTGCTGAAAGTGAATCCGGATGGCTCGCAGGTGCGTCTGAAAGACGTATCCCGCATTGAGCTGGGCGGTGAAAACTACGACATTATCGCGCGCTTTAACAACCAGCCGGCCGCCGGTCTGGGGATCAAGCTTGCCACCGGTGCGAACGCGCTGGATACGGCAAACGCGGTGCGTGCTGAACTGGCACGTATGAAAGAGACCTTCCCGGCAGGTCTGGAAATTGTTTATCCGTACGACACCACGCCGTTCGTCAAAATCTCTATTAACGAGGTGGTGAAAACGCTGGTCGAAGCAATCGTGCTGGTATTCATCGTGATGTATCTGTTCTTGCAGAACTTCCGCGCCACGCTGATCCCGACCATTGCTGTACCGGTTGTATTGTTGGGGACCTTCGCGATCCTCTCCGCCTTTGGCTATTCGATAAACACCCTGACGATGTTCGGGATGGTGTTGGCGATAGGCCTGTTGGTGGATGACGCCATCGTGGTGGTGGAAAACGTCGAACGTGTCATGACCGAAGAGGGCCTGCCGCCCAAAGAAGCCACGCGTAAGTCCATGGGCCAGATACAGGGCGCACTGGTCGGTATCGCAATGGTGCTGTCGGCGGTGTTTATTCCGATGGCCTTCTTCGGCGGTTCTACCGGTGCGATCTACCGTCAGTTCTCCATCACTATCGTTTCTGCGATGGCGCTGTCTGTACTGGTAGCCTTGATCCTGACCCCGGCCCTGTGTGCCACTATGCTGAAACCGGTCGCCAAAGGCGATCACGGCGAAGGCAAAAAAGGCTTCTTCGGCTGGTTCAACCGCATGTTTGATAAGAGCACCAACCATTACACCGACAGCATAGGGAACATCCTGCGCAGTACCGGTCGTTATTTGCTGCTCTATATCATCATCGTGGTCGGCATGGCCTATCTGTTCGTACGTCTGCCAAGCTCGTTCCTGCCGGACGAAGATCAGGGCGTGTTCCTGACCATGGTCCAGCTGCCAGCGGGTGCCACGCAGGAGCGTACGCAGAAGGTGCTGGATGAAGTGACTGATTACTATCTGAAAAACGAAAAAGCTAACGTCAACTCCGTGTTTGCGGTTAACGGCTTCGGTTTTGCAGGTCGTGGTCAGAACACCGGTATCGCGTTCGTCTCCCTGAAAGACTGGGGCGATCGTCCGGGCGATGAGAACAAAGTGGAAGCGATCACGGGTCGTGCCATGGGAACCTTCTCGCAGATCAAAGATGCGATGGTCTTCGCCTTTAACCTGCCAGCGATTGTGGAACTCGGTACCGCAACCGGCTTCGACTTCCAGCTGATCGACCAGGGCGGTCTCGGCCACGATAAACTGACCCAGGCGCGTAACCAGCTGCTCGGCGAAATCGCGCAGAAAGGCGATGTGCTGGTCGGTGTTCGTCCTAACGGTCTGGAAGATACGCCGCAGTTTAAAATCGACATTGACCAGGAAAAAGCACAGGCGCTGGGTGTATCCATTAGCGATATTAATACCACCCTCGGCGCGGCATGGGGCGGCAGTTACGTGAACGACTTCATCGACCGTGGTCGTGTGAAGAAAGTTTACGTGATGTCTGATGCCAAGTTCCGTATGTTGCCGGAAGATATTGGCAACTGGTACGTGCGCGGCAGCCAGGGCCAGATGGTGCCACTGAATGCTTTTGCCACCACGCACTGGGAATACGGTTCACCGCGTCTGGAACGCTATAACGGTTTACCGTCAATGGAACTGCTGGGCCAGGCGGCACCGGGTAAGAGTACCGGTGAAGCCATGGCCATGATGGAAGAGCTGGCAAGCAAGCTGCCGGCAGGTATCGGTTACGACTGGACGGGTATGTCCTATCAGGAACGCCTCTCCGGTAACCAGGCCCCTGCCCTGTACGCTATCTCGCTGATTGTGGTCTTCCTCTGTCTGGCAGCGCTGTATGAGAGCTGGTCGATTCCGTTCTCGGTCATGCTGGTTGTACCGCTGGGCGTGCTGGGTGCACTGCTTGCGGCTACCCTGCGTGGTCTGGGTAACGACGTTTACTTCCAGGTGGGCCTGCTGACAACCATTGGCTTGTCGGCGAAGAACGCGATATTGATCGTCGAATTCGCCAAAGATCTGATGGAGAAAGAAGGTAAAGGCCTGATTGAGTCAACGATGGAAGCGGTGCGTATGCGTCTGCGTCCTATCCTGATGACCTCGCTGGCGTTCATCCTCGGCGTTATGCCGCTGGTGATCAGTTCCGGTGCCGGCTCCGGCGCGCAGAACGCCGTAGGTACAGGCGTAATGGGCGGGATGGTCACAGCGACCGTGCTGGCTATCTTCTTTGTGCCGGTGTTCTTTGTGGTGGTTCGCCGCCGCTTCAGCCGCAAATCGGAAGATATTGAGCATTCCCATAAGGTTGAGCACCATTAAGCCATGATGTTTTAGCAAAGGCCGCGCAAGCGGCCTTTTTCTTTTGTACTGAAAATGATAAAACCGGCTTATTGTCTGTGCGTTTATATTATGCTGTTAAAATAAGTCATATAATTCTTAAGGCTTAAGTCCTCTCTTAAAAGTATTGGTAAAATTCTTAATTATCGTGAGCTTCACTAAGCTGTAGGAATATTCCTAAGTATTTTCCCTGGCCACGCAGGCCACAATAACATCCGACCAGTTAATCACCGTTAACCTAATGAAACCAAAGGATGCATTAAGATAACTGAAGAGTTACCGCGCAAAATGTCAGCAGACGGCGAACGGGAAATAACCCTGAAGGGGGACACAAAAGGTAATAATTGTAATTTTTCGTAATAGCGCCATGAAATCTTATTCAGTCTGGCTTATAGTTAAATTGAGACGTAAGAGCAGCTTACGCGGCAGGTCACAGTGTTGTATCCATCCCGATACGGTGTTCGGTTAGAAAAAAAAGTCACTCAGAAGGGGATGCGTTATGGACGAATACTCGCCAAAAAGGCATGATATTGCGCAGCTGAAATTTCTTTGTGAAACCCTCTACCGTGATTGCCTCGCCAATCTGGAAGAAAGCCACCATGGTTGGGTTAATGATCCAACTTCAGCGATCAATTTGCAGTTAAACGAACTTGTTGAGCATATTGCAACCTTCGCACTTAATTATAAAATTAAGTATAATGAAGATAATAAACTGATTGCCCAAATCGATGAATACCTCGATGACACGTTTATGTTGTTCAGCAGCTATGGCATTAACACAGAAGACTTACAGAAATGGCGCAAATCAGGGAATCGATTGTTTCGCTGTTTCCTCAATGTGAGCAAGGCTAATCCTGTTAGTCTCTCCTGTTAGAACTATTACAAACACAAGGTGAATTTATGTCGGATAAACCATTAACTAAGACTGATTATTTGATGCGTCTGAGACGCTGTCAGACAATTGACACGCTGGAGCGTGTTATTGAAAAAAATAAATATGAGCTTTCGGACCCGGAACTGACGGTGTTTTATTCGGCGGCCGATCATCGCCTGGCAGAACTGACCATGAATAAGCTGTATGACAAAATCCCGTCATCGGTGTGGAAATTTGTCCGTTAATCCTTGTCATGTTTTTTCTGAGGTTATATCGCAACGCTCCTCACCGCAGTTATCTGACGGCTTATCCCGGCGATGAACAGGTAGTGCACATGTGATCACGATCACAAGCCCTCGCGAAGGTATTACCCTTTCCGGCTATCTCACTTTACGGTGTCCACTGTTACGTTTACTGGTGAGATAGCAATGAGCGACGAGAAACAGAAAATGATTGCCGGCCTGCCCTACCGGCCATCCGATGATACCCTGCGCGCCGATCGTCAGCGTGCCCGGGCAATCCTTCACCGTTACAACCACTCCGCCCCGGATGAAAAAGCCGCGCGCAGCGCCATGCTGGCAGAACTGCTTGGCAACAGCGGCAATGCCTATATCGAGCCGAATTTCCGCTGCGACTACGGCTATAACATTGAGGTGGGCAAGAATTTTTACGCCAACTTCGACTGTGTGTTTCTCGACGTCTGCCCGATCCGCATCGGCGATAACGCTATGCTCGCGCCCGGCGTGCATATCTACACCGCCACGCACCCGCTGGACGCCACTGAACGCAACAGCGGCGTGGAGTTTGGGGCACCGGTGACGATCGGCCATAACGTATGGATTGGCGGACGTGTGGTGATCAACCCTGGCGTCACCATCGGCGATAACGTGGTGATTGGCGCAGGCAGCGTGGTGATCCGCGATGTCCCGTCTGACGTGGTGATTGCCGGAAACCCGGCGCGTATCATCAAAACGCTGACGCCCGGTAGCGTCTGACTGTTATTGTTTTTTGCCGTGTGACTGTTACTTTTTTTCAGACCCGGCGGGCGCGTAAAATAGGCGGTTTCACCTGCACCTCGTCCGAATAAAAAGGGAAATAAATGACCGAGATCCAGCGGCTGCTCATGCAAACCATCGATGAGCTTAATACCCGCGAAAAACGCGACAACCGGCCGCGTTTTAGCATCAGCTTTATCCGCAATCATCCCGGGTTATTTGTCGGTATGTACATCGCCTGGTTTGCCACGCTGGCGGTGATGCTGCAATCCGAAACCCTGGCAGGCTCCGTGTGGCTGCTGGTGGTGCTGTTTGCGCTACTTAACGGCTTCTTCTTTTTTGATGTCTATCCGCGCTACCGTTACGAAGATATTGATGTGCTGGATTTCCGCGTCTGCTACAACGGGGAGTGGTACAACACCCGTTTTGTGCCGCAAACGCTGATTGACGATATTCTCAACTCCCCCGCCGTCAGTGAGAAAGAGAAATTACAGCTCCAGCAAATGGTCGCCCGCAAAGGCGCGCTGTCGTTTTATGATGTCTATACCCTGACGCGCAAAGAGGCGGCAAAATAACTGCCGCCCGTTTTCTCATCGCCCTAGCGTCTTTTCTTCCTCCCCTGCACCGCTTTAAAGCGCGGGTTTGATTTGCATATCACGTACACCCGCCCTTTACGGCGAACCAGCTGACAGTCCGGGTGACGTTGCTTTGCACTGCGTAATGAGTTGACGACCTGCATGTTGGGATCCTTTTTGCTGTTGATTGTTTTGTTATAACATAACAAAAGTCTAACGAAGTTACCCGCCGAATACAAGCCGCCCCGCGTTATGCGTTTTCCGCAAAAGCACATGATCCCCCGCGTGTATAAATTAGAAAATAACGTTATTGGTCGCGCTTACGGGCTTCAGGCACTCTGCCTGTACACCAAATGAGAGGACGAAATCATGCACCTGCACTGTTGTTGTACCCGCTCCCGGAACATGAATGGCACCCCCCCTTTTGCGATAGCCGGAGACAACGATGACCACCTTACCCGTACTGGATTTTTCACAGTTTACCGATCCCGATAGCCGGGATGCTTTTCTTGCTCAGCTGCGTCACGCCGCCCACGACGTTGGCTTCTTCTATCTGATCAATCACGGTGTGCACCGCGCCCTGCAGGACGCGGTGCAGGCCGAAGCCCGTAAATTCTTTGCCCTGCCCGATGCGCACAAGCAGCAGGTGGCGATGATCCACTCCCCACATTTTCGTGGCTATAACCGCGCCGCCTCCGAGCTGACGCGCGGCCAGCCTGACTGGCGCGAACAGTTCGATATTGGTGCCGAGCGCCCTGCCCTTGAACTCAGGCAAAACAGCCCGCGCTGGCGACGTTTGCAGGGGCCGAACCTGTGGCCGCACACTTTACCGACGCTGCGCCCCGCGCTGCTCGCCTGGCAGGATGCGATGACTGAGATGGCGCTGAGCCTGCTGCGTGCGTTTGCACAGGCACTGCATCTGCCCGCTGACGCTTTCGACAGCCTGTATGGCGAGCAGCCGAACGAACATATCAAGCTGATCCGCTATCCTGGCCAGCAGGAAACGCAAAGCACTCAGGGCGTGGGCGCGCATAAAGATTCTGGATTCCTGAGCTTCCTGTTGCAGGACGCGCAAAAAGGCTTACAGGTGGAAGTGGCACCGAATCACTGGATTGATGCCGAACCGCTGCCCGGCAGTTTTGTGGTCAATATCGGTGAGCTGCTTGAGCTTGCGACCAACGGCTACCTGCGCGCCACCGTGCACCGCGTGGTGTCACCGCCTGCCGGACAGGAGCGCCTGTCGATCGCCTTTTTCCTCGGCGCGCAGCTCGACGCCGTGGTGCCGGTATATGCCCTGCCGGAGGCGCTGGCGCAGGAAGCCAACGGACCGGAAAGCGATCCGCAGAATCCGCTACTGCGCGACGTGGGCTGGAATTACCTGAAAGGCAGACTGCGATCGCACCCGGACGTCGCAGAGCGTTATTACCGGGATGTGCTGCGCGAACGCAGCGAACAATTCATCGTCTGATCAATAACTCAAAAAGGCCAACATCATGAAACATGCCGCATTTAAACTGGCAGGGGTAGCATTGTCGCTTTCACTGGCGTGGACATCGGCCCATGCCGAACCGTTGCGTATTGCCGCCGATCCGGTGCCGCACGCTGAAATTCTTAATTACATCAAGAAACTCGATCCGAAGCTGGATCTGAAAGTGGTGGAGCTGACCAGCGGCGTCAACGCCAATGAGCTGTTAGCCAACGGCGATGTCGATGCCAACTACTTCCAGCATGTGCCCTATTTAAAAGATCAGGAGAAAGCGCTCGGTAAAACCTTCGCCGTGGCCGCTACCGTGCACATTGAACCGCTTGGCATCTATTCGCATAAATACAAAGATTTTAAATCGGTGCCGGACAACGCCACGGTGGCGGTGCCGAATAACACCACCAACCTCAGCCGGGCGCTGTTCCTGCTGCAAAGCCAGGGGCTGATCAAGCTTAACGCGAAGTTCACCGATCCGGCCTCAACGCTCGCTACGCCGAAAGATATCGCTGAAAACCCGAAACATCTGAAGATCCTCGAAATTGAATCGCCGCAGATCCCGCGCTCGCTGGATGATGTGGATCTGGCGGTGATCAACGGCAACTACGCGCTGGAAGCCGGGTTGACGCCTGCCAAAGATGCGCTCGGATT
It encodes the following:
- the tomB gene encoding Hha toxicity modulator TomB, encoding MDEYSPKRHDIAQLKFLCETLYRDCLANLEESHHGWVNDPTSAINLQLNELVEHIATFALNYKIKYNEDNKLIAQIDEYLDDTFMLFSSYGINTEDLQKWRKSGNRLFRCFLNVSKANPVSLSC
- a CDS encoding YlaC family protein; its protein translation is MTEIQRLLMQTIDELNTREKRDNRPRFSISFIRNHPGLFVGMYIAWFATLAVMLQSETLAGSVWLLVVLFALLNGFFFFDVYPRYRYEDIDVLDFRVCYNGEWYNTRFVPQTLIDDILNSPAVSEKEKLQLQQMVARKGALSFYDVYTLTRKEAAK
- the ykgO gene encoding type B 50S ribosomal protein L36, encoding MQVVNSLRSAKQRHPDCQLVRRKGRVYVICKSNPRFKAVQGRKKRR
- the maa gene encoding maltose O-acetyltransferase, translating into MSDEKQKMIAGLPYRPSDDTLRADRQRARAILHRYNHSAPDEKAARSAMLAELLGNSGNAYIEPNFRCDYGYNIEVGKNFYANFDCVFLDVCPIRIGDNAMLAPGVHIYTATHPLDATERNSGVEFGAPVTIGHNVWIGGRVVINPGVTIGDNVVIGAGSVVIRDVPSDVVIAGNPARIIKTLTPGSV
- a CDS encoding isopenicillin N synthase family dioxygenase, translating into MTTLPVLDFSQFTDPDSRDAFLAQLRHAAHDVGFFYLINHGVHRALQDAVQAEARKFFALPDAHKQQVAMIHSPHFRGYNRAASELTRGQPDWREQFDIGAERPALELRQNSPRWRRLQGPNLWPHTLPTLRPALLAWQDAMTEMALSLLRAFAQALHLPADAFDSLYGEQPNEHIKLIRYPGQQETQSTQGVGAHKDSGFLSFLLQDAQKGLQVEVAPNHWIDAEPLPGSFVVNIGELLELATNGYLRATVHRVVSPPAGQERLSIAFFLGAQLDAVVPVYALPEALAQEANGPESDPQNPLLRDVGWNYLKGRLRSHPDVAERYYRDVLRERSEQFIV
- a CDS encoding HHA domain-containing protein: MSDKPLTKTDYLMRLRRCQTIDTLERVIEKNKYELSDPELTVFYSAADHRLAELTMNKLYDKIPSSVWKFVR
- a CDS encoding MetQ/NlpA family ABC transporter substrate-binding protein, with product MKHAAFKLAGVALSLSLAWTSAHAEPLRIAADPVPHAEILNYIKKLDPKLDLKVVELTSGVNANELLANGDVDANYFQHVPYLKDQEKALGKTFAVAATVHIEPLGIYSHKYKDFKSVPDNATVAVPNNTTNLSRALFLLQSQGLIKLNAKFTDPASTLATPKDIAENPKHLKILEIESPQIPRSLDDVDLAVINGNYALEAGLTPAKDALGLESAVHNPYANILVTNPQLANDPRIKELAKDLNSPQVAAFIRKQYNGSVIPVAPQS
- the acrB gene encoding multidrug efflux RND transporter permease subunit AcrB encodes the protein MPNFFIDRPIFAWVLAIIVMLAGGLAIMQLPVAQYPTIAPPAVTVTANYPGADAKTVQDTVTQVIEQNMNGIDGLMYMSSNSDSTGSVQITLTFESGTDADIAQVQVQNKLQLAMPLLPQEVQQQGVSVQKSSSSFLMVVGVINTDGSMTQEDISDYVAANMQDPISRTNGVGDVQLFGSQYAMRIWMDPNKLNNFQLTPVDVINAIKAQNAQVAAGQLGGTPPVKGQQLNASIIAQTRLTSTDEFGKILLKVNPDGSQVRLKDVSRIELGGENYDIIARFNNQPAAGLGIKLATGANALDTANAVRAELARMKETFPAGLEIVYPYDTTPFVKISINEVVKTLVEAIVLVFIVMYLFLQNFRATLIPTIAVPVVLLGTFAILSAFGYSINTLTMFGMVLAIGLLVDDAIVVVENVERVMTEEGLPPKEATRKSMGQIQGALVGIAMVLSAVFIPMAFFGGSTGAIYRQFSITIVSAMALSVLVALILTPALCATMLKPVAKGDHGEGKKGFFGWFNRMFDKSTNHYTDSIGNILRSTGRYLLLYIIIVVGMAYLFVRLPSSFLPDEDQGVFLTMVQLPAGATQERTQKVLDEVTDYYLKNEKANVNSVFAVNGFGFAGRGQNTGIAFVSLKDWGDRPGDENKVEAITGRAMGTFSQIKDAMVFAFNLPAIVELGTATGFDFQLIDQGGLGHDKLTQARNQLLGEIAQKGDVLVGVRPNGLEDTPQFKIDIDQEKAQALGVSISDINTTLGAAWGGSYVNDFIDRGRVKKVYVMSDAKFRMLPEDIGNWYVRGSQGQMVPLNAFATTHWEYGSPRLERYNGLPSMELLGQAAPGKSTGEAMAMMEELASKLPAGIGYDWTGMSYQERLSGNQAPALYAISLIVVFLCLAALYESWSIPFSVMLVVPLGVLGALLAATLRGLGNDVYFQVGLLTTIGLSAKNAILIVEFAKDLMEKEGKGLIESTMEAVRMRLRPILMTSLAFILGVMPLVISSGAGSGAQNAVGTGVMGGMVTATVLAIFFVPVFFVVVRRRFSRKSEDIEHSHKVEHH